In Humulus lupulus chromosome 7, drHumLupu1.1, whole genome shotgun sequence, the following are encoded in one genomic region:
- the LOC133788312 gene encoding succinate dehydrogenase subunit 5, mitochondrial yields MEKMIPLRSLYRSLWCRSYHMAAVNHQMLRHYYAGRCLPNFSSPPTSVTSRHALVSSDCRSPLSLGLGSTRSYSEDVTHLPVITDPDLHRAFKDLLAANWDDLPNSLVYEVKAALSKSTDDNAGKEALTNVFRAAEASEEFGEIIMNLKMEFDDTVGMSGENIKPLSKEHANALQTIFSRYNAYLEAFGPDETYLRKKVETELGSKMIYLKMRCGGLSSDWGKVSVLGTSGLAGSYVEKRA; encoded by the exons ATGGAGAAGATGATACCTCTCAGATCACTGTACCGCTCACTGTGGTGTAGATCTTATCACATGGCCGCCGTCAATCACCAAATGCTCCGCCATTACTACGCCGGTCGATGCCTCCCCAATTTTTCATCCCCGCCCACCTCAGTTACTTCTCGCCACGCCCTCGTCTCTTCTG ATTGCAGGTCTCCTCTTTCATTGGGTTTGGGAAGTACACGATCTTATAGTGAAGATGTAACTCACTTGCCTGTCATAACGGACCCTGATCTACATAGGGCTTTTAAGGATTTGTTGGCTGCTAATTGGGATGACCTCCCTAATAGTCTTGTCTATGAAGTAAAGGCTGCGTTGTCCAAGAGTACCGATGACAATGCTGGAAAGGAGGCTTTAACAAATGTTTTTCGTGCTGCTGAAGCATCCGAGGAATTTGGTGAGATCATCATGAATTTAAAGATGGAGTTTGATGACACTGTTGGAATGAGTGGCGAG aatataaagcccttGTCAAAAGAGCATGCGAATGCACTTCAAACAATTTTCAGTCGCTACAATGCCTATTTGGAAGCATTTGGGCCTGATGAGACCTATTTGCGAAAGAAAGTGGAGACAGAACTGGGATCAAAGATGATATACTTGAAGATGAGATGCGGTGGCTTAAGTTCTGACTGGGGAAAG
- the LOC133788315 gene encoding uncharacterized protein LOC133788315 — MINWQSKEKVEIHKEQLIKLFAKELTVYPYLCARPAEEQYVRTLTDNEAPLYVDMGLEELEVGPDGQPTQEALQSQAEKLAEKLAEQAEAANIFKEVPPAQPEAPEVPPSTPHASTSSQAEQPGYSMIFGQVGKG; from the exons ATGATCAACTGGCAGAGCAAGGAGAAAGTAGAGATACACAAAGAGCAACTTATTAAATTGTTTGCCAAAGAG ttgacagtatacccctacctgtgtgcccgacctgctgaagaacagtatgtgaggacccttacagacaatgaagccccattgtatgtggacatggggttagaggaactagaggtgggtcccgatggacagcctacacaggaagccttacagagccaggctgaaaagcttgctgaaaagttagctgagcaagcagaagcagcaaatatttttaaggaggttccaccagctcaacctgaggcacctgaggttcccccatcaacacctcatgccagcacctcctcccaagctgagcaaccaggctactctatgatttttggccaggttggaaaaggttga